The following is a genomic window from Penaeus chinensis breed Huanghai No. 1 chromosome 7, ASM1920278v2, whole genome shotgun sequence.
CTTGTACTTCACTGCATTAGCCTCAGTGAGGATGCGGGCGACACAGTGAAAAAGGCCATTAAGACTGATATATCCATTGCAGTTACGTCATGTAAACTAAATCAGATAATCAGGGTATTATCATTGGAACAGCCACTGTGCCTTCAGCTTAGAAATGATGTAAGCTTTTTATCGTACTGATAACACCATAACAGTATGTGATACGGTGGCATTGTGTAGAATGATagtcggaattttttttttttcaatatgtagTTATCGATGCAGATTGGTGTAGTTGGCGTTATTTTGATCCATTGGTACTATATTGTTCAGAGTTTTATTCACTTGTCAGTGGTGTAGTGTTATAGTGGTGTTCATCAGGGGTTATAGTGCTTGCTTTGTTAGCAGCCATTCAttagtgaaagaaggaaaagtgttagtgcaagaaAGGAGAATGGCTTTAATTGTACTTCATAATTGGATATTGTTGATTTTATGGTCCGTGGCGTTCAGGAAGTCTGACCCATTTGTGGTCTGGTGTTCAGCGTTCAGCAATGTAATGGAGTTGCTTAATGTCTGTATTTGTCCAAATATTTCTTtagttggtgttttgttttgctgATAAGGATGGGTAATTGTCGCGCGGAATTTATATCGTTTCCTGCGTCCTGTTCGCAAGCAACTCTTTGTCTACTTCGATTATTTTGCTGGATTTATGGGGGCGCTGGTGGGGCGAGGTGGGCTTCCATGGGGCACTGGTGGGGCGTTGGGCTTCCATGGGGCACTGGTGGGGCGAGATGGGCTTCCATGGGGCACTGGTGGGGCGAAGTGGGCTTCCATGGGGCACTGGTGGGGCGGTGGGCTTCCATGTAGCACTGGTGGGGCGGCGGGCTTCCATGGGGCACTGGTGGGGCGAAGTGGGCTTCCATAGGGCACTGGTGGGGCGGTGGGCTTCCATGGGGCACTGGTGGGGCGAGGTGGGCTTCCATGGAGGACAGGTGGGGCGAGGTGGGTTTCCTTTTGGCACTGGTGGGGCGAGGTGGGCTTCCATGGAGGACTGGTGGGGCGAGGTGGGTTTCCATGGGGCACTGGTGGGGCGTTGGGCTTCCATGGGGCACTGGTGGGGCGGTGGGCTTCCATGGGGCACCGGTGGGGCGAGGTGGGCTTCCATGGGGCACTGGTGGGGCGAGGTGGGCTTCCATGGAGCACTGGTGGGGCGAGGTGGGCTTCCATGGGGCACTGGTGGGGCGAGGTGGGCTTCCATGGGGCACTGGTGGGGCGGTGGGCTTCCATGGGGCACTGGTGGGGCGAGGTGGGCTTCCATGGGGCACTGGTGGGGCGAGGTGGGTTTCCATGGGGCACTGGTGGGGCGGTGGGCTTCCATAGGGCACTGGTGGGGCGAAGTGGGTTTCCATGGGGCGAGGTGGCTTCCATGGGTCACTGGCGGGGCGAGGTGGGCTTCTATAGGGCACTGGTGGGGCGAGGTGGGCTTCCATAGGGCACTGGTGGGGCGAGGTGGGCTTCCATGGGGCACTGGTGGGGCGGTGGGTTTCCATAGGGCACTGGTGGGGCGAGGTGGGCTTCCATGGATCACTGGTGGGGCGAGGTGGGCTTCCATTGAGAACTGGTGGGGCGAGGTGGGCTTCCATGGGGCACTGGTGGGGCGAGGGGGGCTTCCATGGGGCACTGGTGAGGCGAGGTGGGTTTCCATGGGGCACTGGTGGGGCGGTGGGCTTCCATGGGGCACTGGTGGGGCGAGGTGGGCTTCCATGGGGCACTGGTGGGGCGAGGTGGGTTTCCATGGGGCACTGGTGGGGCGGTGGGCTTCCATAGGGCACTGGTGGGGCGAGGTGGGTTTCCATGGGGCGAGGTGGCTTCCATGGGTCACTGGTGGGGCGAGGTGGGCTTCCATAGGGCACTGGTGGAGCGAGGTGGGCTTCCATAGGGCACTGGTGGGGCGAGGTGGGCTTCCATGGGGCACTGGTGGGGCGGTGGGTTTCCATAGGGCACTGGTGGGGCGAGGTGGGCTTCCATGGATCACTAGTGGGGCGAGGTGGGCTTCCATTGAGAACTGGTGGGGCGAGGTGGGCTTCCATGGGGCACTGGTGGGGCGAGGTGGGCTTCCATGGAGGACAGGTGGGGCGAGGTGGGCTTCCATTGAGAACTGGTGGGGCGAGGTGGGCTTCCATGGGGCACTGGTGGGGCGAGGGGGGCTTCCATGGGACATTGGTGGGGCGAGGTGGGCTTCCATAGGGCTTTCCATGGGGCACTGGTGGGGCGGTGGGCTTCCATGGGGTGACGTTTGCTTAACCGACGATTCTATGTTAAATGAGAATTATAGCTAAAGGTTATTCTTTTATCACCAAAAAGGCCTATATAAAGGGATAtactaggtgtgtgtgtatgtgtgtgtgtgtgtgtgtgtgtgtgtgtgcgcgagtgagtgtgtgtttgtatctgtgtctgcctgtctgtctgtccgtttgtgtatgtatgaggcagaaagagaggaagagagtggcgtgtgctgtgtgtgtaggCAGAGAGTTAAACTCTTAAAGAACGATCCACTTGAATTGCATATACAACAGACATACCTATAATTTCTACCCATTCAGCACACTTCAATTCTCACGCTAAGACTCGGGCAAGCGCAACGCACATGTAAGCATATCCTGCTGATGCGTGCCATTGAGGGTATTTTGCAGGGCATTGCTCGATGGGTGTGTTGCCATACCATGTACTGTCCTCGTGGCTAATGTCGTTTTATTGTTTACCTTTCTCGCTGAAATTGGTGTTAATTGTATGTTTATGCGTTAATTCACAAGATATATTGGACTAGATACATCATCTGGATGGTTGTAAATTTGGGATAATGGTCAATGTTTGCTGCATGAATCCCGGTTGCAGGGGATGGCTATGTCCCTTGCATTTTCCCTTGCTGTTCAAAATACGTCCAATTATGCGGTTCTCTCTGTATGTAGTATGTTGTTTTCctatcattaacatcagtatGTTAAGAGCTTTATGCATTGGCTTTGTAATAAACCAAAAGGCAAGTCAAAATTAGACTTCACTGATTTCGAAAAAATGGCTTTTTGTTGTAAAAGGCAACGTAACAGTCTTTAGCAATGAGTAATATATTGCATTATTGCAGCAtttcttacaaacacacatggGAATTGGCCAGATTTTAAAAATCATGGACAGTGTTGATAGAACTACAGACAAAAcaagagacgtgtgtgtgtgtgtgtgtgtgtgtgtgtgtgtgtgtgtgtgtgtgtgtgtgtgtgtgtgtgtgtgcatctatgtgaatatataaaatatatatatatatatatatatatatatatatatatatatatatatatatacttatatgcatatatgatatatatatatatatatatatatatatatatatatatatatatatatatatatatgatatatatgtatatataatatatatatatatatatataatatatatatatatatatatatatatatatatatatatgatatatatgtatatataatatatatgatatatatatatacatatatatatatatatatatatatatatatatatatatatatatatatatgtgtgtgtgtgtgtgtatatgatatatgtatgtatgtgtgtgtgtgtgtgtgtgtgtgtgtgtgtgtgtgtgtgtttgtgtgtgtgtgtgtgtgtgcgtgcacatacatgtgtgtgtgtgtgtatatatatatatatatatatatatatatatatatatatatatgtatatatatacatacatacatacatacacacatacatatatatatatatatatgtatatatatatatgtatgtatgtatatgtttatatatatatatatatatatatatatgtatgtatgtatatgtatatatatatatatatatatatatatatatatatgtgtgtgtgtgtgtgtgtgtgtgtgtgtatgtatgtatgtatgtatgtatgtgtgtgaatgtgatgaggaaaatatctCTTTTTCGAATGTTACAATATACTGCGGTTTATCGACACATGCTTGTCAGAAATCCTATTACCATTTTCTGGCGGAAATTGTTCTGATTATCATCCAGTGCAAATTACTTTCTGCGCTTTAAAATTATGGATTGgctgcatttatatttatgtttaaacgTTTTACTTTTGGCCTATTTTATGATGGTTTAAATGTGTTGCACTATTTTCAATATGACTCTttccattgatattattttcattaaagtattattattatcagtaccattattatcaggatCGCCATTAGAAGTATTCAGATGATTTTTTTACTATCTATAATATTGgcttattatgaccattatcattgaaATGTTGCAAATTACAGACCATTGTCGAACATTAAGATTGATAATCATGTTATATcgttgttgaaatatatatatatatatatatatatatttttttttttttttttttttttttttacagcttaaAGACCAATATTTCATTAGTCTCTCGGTGATTCTTTAAGCCTTTGTCATAAAATTGTAAATAATTTGCATTTTAGAAAAATAAGCACTCTCTTCCTGCTTTATCTAACCAACACCGTGTAATCCTTCTCCATGTTCTATAGTTCCATTTAAATAAACAATTCCCAGGATAATgttatatgtttgtgcgtttgtgtgtgtgtgtgcgtctgtttgtttgtgtgtgtgtgtgtgtatgtgtgtgtgtgtgtgtgtgtgtgtgtgagggaaaaaGATTTTAGAGTCCAGTGCGTTTTCTATCATGTTTTTTTACCACAAATAATGAGTCCAATAGTATGTACAGTTTCTCGTGcttgttgtttctttttatttctccccccccccccctcttttttctcctttcctcgtcAGTCTTGGCCATCTGCCTAATGGCGCTCTCTCGTTGTTTGCGAGAGTTGGCGAGAGCTGGCGAGAGCGAGGTCCTAATTCCCTTACTGAGCCGAGATCCCGGCTTAATACTCAGGCTGAGAGTGGTTGCGTCATTTCCTTCGCGTTTACATTATGCTATGCTGGAAAAGTTGGAgggattgtatataaatatgaagattATGCTTACgcacactgtgtttgtgtgtacatgtatatatatatatatatatatatatatatatatatatatatatgtgtgtgtgtgtgtgtgtgtgtgtgtataaatatatatatatatatatatatatatatatatatatatatatatacatatatatatatatatatatatatatatatatatatatatgtatatgtgtgtaatctatgtgtttgtgtatatgtgtgggtgtgggtgtcaatgtatatgtgtatatatgtgtgtgtgtgtgtgtgtgtgtgtatatatatatatatatatatatatatttatatatatatatatacacatatatatatacacatttacacacacacacatatatatgtatacatacatccatacatacatattgtgtacatATTACACACGTGCGTACATATGTGCAGGCACACTGGAACGAGATTAAATCCATAAAGATGAGCGTTTAATGTTTTACTTAATTGATCATTATTTTCAAGCCAAAATTATGATTACCATGATGTTCAACcaacgttttttattattattatttcctccacctcctctcgccTCATTCCGCGCGCAGTTATTTCAAGATGAACGATGGGTCCAAAATTTTCGTAAGCCTTCcagcctgcccccccctcccccctcacccacttcccgagcccccttccctcccctttaacGCGGAGTCTGAGTCTACCAGCCGTTCCGCCGCCTCTCGGGGCCCGGCGCGCGGCTCTCTCCACCTGCCGCCTCTTCcagctttcccccccccccccacctctctctctctatctctctctctctctctatctctctctctctctctctctctctctctctctctctctctctctctctctcttctctctctctctctctctctctctctctctctctctctctctctctctctctctctctctctctctctctcttctctctctctctctctctctctctctctctctctctctctctctctctctctctctctctctctctctctctctcttctctctctctgtctctgtctctctctctctctctctctctctctctctctctctctctctctctctctcgctcgctctctttatatatatatatatatatatatatatatatatatatatatatatatatatatgagtgtgtgtgtgtgtttccttctactcctcttcctcattcctcttcttatctttcttctttttctttttttctccttcttctcctccttctccttcttcctcttatctttcttcttctttttctctttctccttcttctgaaTATTTGCTTGTTCTCTTTTATTGGTTCTATTGCTTTCCTCGTTTAATGCTGTAATTCTGTCTCGTTACAAAcgccaatctctctcctcttcctctcttttgttcttcccttttgtTTCTCTCATCTCTGTCGACCAGTAatttaaaaagagaaacaatTAGACATCCAGGTAGGCAGAAAtacgaaaaggaaatagagacaaGGAAAAAGGCCTGAGGATGTTGATAAAtaatgagtgaaggagagagggggggggagcgggagagggagagaaatagagaagggggaaggaagcgagagagagagagagagagagagagagagagagagagagagagagagagagagagagagagagagagagagagagagagagagagagagagaagcagacggaaagaaagacagaaactgaTAGAGACAGggacatagagtgagagagacagacagacagacggacacacacagactgaggcaggcagaaacaaagacaggcagagacaaagagtgagagggaaagatagacagacagacagacagagccagacacaaggagaaagagagagagagaacgagaaagagaaagatagccagacagacaaaagcagacagagagaaagacatagacatacaaagagagagagaatgaggcagacagagacagggacaaagagtgagagagacagacagacagacagacagaggcaggcagaaacaaagactgaggcagagacaaagagtaagagggaaagatagacagacagacagacagacagagaaagacagaaacacaaacagggagagagagagaaggagagagagagagagagagagagagagagagagagagagagagagagagagagagagaacagggagaggcTGAAAGCACCTCTCTTCGAACCCTGTGTGGCAACAGTGCTGCTCACCAGCcgtcttttcctttgtttccctcttccctacaTGTGGCATTTGCTTTTCGACTTTTATTaagcattattttgttattttatatattttttaccttttttttgagACTAGGTAAGGGGTCGTGGCCGTTTGCAATGtctgtggttgttattatcattaccatcattatcctcattattatcattaatgtcatgatttccctagtatcattgttattgttattattaggatcgttgttgttcttgttttcgtaATTATATCTTATTgatgtgtactttttttttaacattcgtgttttcattgttgttggcattattattactgtcattgtcagtGTTTATCTTGTTATAGTCaatgttattttcttcttgttttttgtatataagataaaggaaaaaaacacacccTTTCGTGATGTAAATATAATCGTAGGGCGACGGGGACATCGATCTCGCActcgttgctgttgctgttgtcttttttttatgtcttccttGCGTCATTGTTTAGTGTTATATATCGCCATCTTGCGTGTCGCGAACGTGGCATGTGCAGGTATGTCTCTAGCCACTCTGGGATGAGAGCAGGGGAGGCGTCCCAAATATTTGGTAcgttattattctctttccttctctctccttctctctccttctctctccttctctctccttctctctctctctctatctctctatctccttctctctccttctctctctctctctatctttctctctctttctctctctctctctctctctctctctctatctctctctctctctctatctctctccctctccctctccctctccctctccctctccctctccctcctaatccccctccccctccccatctctctctctctctttctgtgtgtgtgtgtgtgtgtgtgtgtgcttatgtctctgtatctctttcttgctgtgtgtgtgtgtgtgtgtgtgtatgtgtgtgtttatgtgtatacatatgcatgtgtgtgtgtgtgtgtgtgtttgtatacacacacacatatatatatatatatatatatatatatatatatatatatgtgtgtgtgtgtgtgtgtgtgtgtgtgtgtgtgtgtgtgtgtatatacatatatatatatatatatatatatatatatatatatatatatatatatgatttttcagAAACAGAAAATGCAGGAATATGgcgctattatttttgtttagttttcagTCTCTTCCGTGAACTGTTCTTTACATCCGGGTTCCAGTATGGGTTGCGTATGTAGATGTAACTGCTTTGAATTAGACACTTATACCACTCAAAATctagatgtatacacacagaaatatatgtataaacacacacacacacacacacatacacacacacacacacatacacaaacatacacacacacacacacatacacacacacacacacacacacacacacacacacacacacacacacacacacacacacacacacacacacatacacaaacatacacacacacacacacacacacacacacacacacacacacacacacacacacacacacacacacacacacacacacacacagatatatatacatataaatatatatatacatatatatatatgtatatatatgtatatatataatgtgtatacatacataggtatacacatatatgcatatatgtatacataggtatacacagaaatatatgtataaacacacacacgcactcacacacacacacacacacacacacacacacacacacacacacacatacacacacacacatacacacacacacacacacatacacaaacatacacacacacacacatacacacacacacacacacacacacacacacacacacacacacacacacacatacacaaacatacacacacacacacacacacacacacacacacacacacacacacacacacacatacacacacacatatgtactcatatacatatttgtttacaaGGATGTATGTGTGAGAATATGATGGTATGGGATCACTGCATTTGTTTAAATTTATCCATATAAATTTATCGGTTCTTCTAAAAGTCCAGAGAATTTGTTGTTTCCCAGTTGTATGTATTGAAAGTTTTGATACCCttttagtaatacaataatatccTTACTTACTgtcccagttctctctctctttctctctctctctctctccctctccctctccctctccctctccctctccctctccctctccctctccctctccctctctctctctctctctctttctctctctctctctccccctctctctctctctctctctctctctctctctctctctctctctctctctctctctctctctctctctctctctatctctctctatctctctctctctctccccccctctctctctctctctctctctctctctctctctctctctctctctctctctctctctctctctctctctctctccccctctctctctctctctctctctctctctctctctctctctctctctctctctctctctctctctctttctctctctctctctcccccccctctctctctctctctctctctctctctctctctctctctctctctctctctctctctctctctctctctctctctctctctctccctctctctccctctctttccctctctctatctctctctctctctctctctctctctctctctctctctctctctctctctctctctctctctctctctctctctcccctcttctccgccCTTGTCGCTCGTTTCTTCCACTTTGGccgtttctcctctcttttcactctctgcctctctttactTTCCCTGGCGAGTGGGCtggtgtgtgttcttgtgtgactgtggttcactctcactctctgcctgtgGTAAGgagtgtgcgtgttagtgtgtggcAGCCGtgtggaggggcggaggggcggggggtgggggtgtggcgGAGGTGCAGGTGGCGTCTGCTGTTCCGCCGTAGTAGGCCCAGGGACAGCGCCAGCACAAGGTCAGGGTCAGGTGCTGGGGTGTCAGCGGCACCTCGAGCCTGCGCCTCAATCCTCCTCGTTGGGGATTTGAATATTGCAAGGCTGCTCAAGTCATCGACCGCCCGCCAATGGGGCACACCGTCTGGGGCGTGAGACAGGTTTTTACCCCCACGTCTGCACAGGGCTCAAACACCGCGCGAGGGGCGGAAGCGGCGGGCCCGGCCTCACGCGACTCTGGCCCGTATGGCCGGGGCGCGCAAGGGCGGCGAGCGGCGGGTGTGGCGGGTGCGGCTTGCGTGGGTGGTGCAGCGTGAGGTCATAATGTGGTGGCTGCATCAGACGCGTCTGGGCGGCCCGCACACCAGCTCCACCCACATGTTGCAGGCCCACACGGGTGATTCTCCTCTAACCCGCTGCC
Proteins encoded in this region:
- the LOC125027351 gene encoding extensin-1-like, translated to MATHPSSNALQNTLNGTHQQDMLTSNVTPWKPTAPPVPHGKPYGSPPRPTNVPWKPPSPHQCPMEAHLAPPVLNGSPPRPTCPPWKPTSPHQCPMEAHLAPPVLNGSPPRPTSDPWKPTSPHQCPMETHRPTSAPWKPTSPHQCPMEAHLAPPVPYGSPPRPTSDPWKPPRPMETHLAPPVPYGSPPPHQCPMETHLAPPVPHGSPPRPTSAPWKPTAPPVPHGNPPRLTSAPWKPPSPHQCPMEAHLAPPVLNGSPPRPTSDPWKPTSPHQCPMETHRPTSAPWKPTSPHQCPMEAHLAPPVPYRSPPRPASDPWKPPRPMETHFAPPVPYGSPPPHQCPMETHLAPPVPHGSPPRPTSAPWKPTAPPVPHGSPPRPTSAPWKPTSPHQCSMEAHLAPPVPHGSPPRPTGAPWKPTAPPVPHGSPTPHQCPMETHLAPPVLHGSPPRPTSAKRKPTSPHLSSMEAHLAPPVPHGSPPPHQCPMEAHFAPPVPHGSPPPHQCYMEAHRPTSAPWKPTSPHQCPMEAHLAPPVPHGSPTPHQCPMEAHLAPPAPP